One genomic segment of Gemmatimonadota bacterium includes these proteins:
- a CDS encoding OmpA family protein, producing MYTAAGEGTAQVMAYSKKGKLMSTANVTVRAPAPPPPAPVVAPTPPPPAPPVKPAYAFALQSVHFKFDRSDLTKGGMDTLNTVATTLKEHAEVNVDVVGHTDWISTNAYNMKLSQARAETVKKYLISQGVAADRIAVKWRGEEEPIADNKTAAGRALNRRVEIKGGN from the coding sequence ATGTACACCGCCGCTGGCGAGGGCACCGCGCAGGTCATGGCGTACAGCAAGAAGGGCAAGCTGATGTCGACCGCGAACGTCACCGTCCGCGCGCCGGCTCCGCCGCCGCCGGCCCCGGTCGTCGCGCCGACGCCGCCGCCGCCGGCCCCGCCGGTCAAGCCGGCGTACGCGTTCGCGCTGCAGTCGGTGCACTTCAAGTTCGATCGCTCGGACCTGACGAAGGGCGGCATGGACACGCTGAACACCGTCGCGACCACCCTCAAGGAGCATGCTGAGGTCAACGTCGACGTGGTCGGCCACACCGACTGGATCAGCACCAACGCCTACAACATGAAGCTGTCGCAGGCGCGTGCCGAGACCGTCAAGAAGTACCTCATCTCGCAGGGCGTCGCTGCCGACCGGATCGCGGTCAAGTGGCGTGGCGAGGAAGAGCCGATCGCGGACAACAAGACCGCGGCCGGCCGGGCCCTGAACCGCCGAGTCGAGATCAAGGGCGGCAACTAG
- a CDS encoding outer membrane beta-barrel protein: protein MRLTGYVAAIALLAVAPLAAQSKGTFEIGGFGRYTDYTNAYLVRGPDDNRIGGGGRIGYFVGNNLALELAASLNPTDLRGNQANVPSTIGAISRPLRHTPINAHLVYNAPLSGLFSLMVGAGPSYTKLTKGIDELLRRRRPRRPPRQADQLAEPAPRDPRGLHPERLR, encoded by the coding sequence ATGCGTCTCACAGGGTACGTTGCGGCCATCGCGCTGCTTGCGGTGGCTCCGCTGGCCGCCCAGTCGAAGGGAACCTTTGAAATCGGCGGCTTCGGTCGATACACCGATTACACCAACGCCTACTTGGTCCGTGGTCCCGACGACAATCGGATCGGCGGCGGCGGGCGGATCGGCTATTTCGTCGGCAACAACCTCGCGCTTGAACTGGCCGCGTCGTTGAACCCGACCGACCTCCGTGGCAATCAGGCGAACGTGCCGTCGACCATCGGCGCGATCTCGCGTCCGTTGCGTCACACGCCGATCAATGCCCACCTCGTCTACAACGCCCCCCTCAGCGGCCTGTTCTCGCTGATGGTCGGCGCGGGCCCGAGCTACACCAAGCTCACCAAGGGCATCGACGAGCTACTTCGGCGTCGGCGGCCTCGTCGGCCTCCGCGTCAAGCCGACCAGCTGGCTGAACCTGCGCCTCGAGACCCTCGCGGATTACATCCCGAGCGGCTTCGGTGA
- a CDS encoding GWxTD domain-containing protein, with the protein MLRLIAIRSVEVPIRRFPFARVACALLLGASPLRAQEAKDRPLIDSLFAAMAQANAATDLPDVARCSVTPGSFARMCEGLLLTRRAELSGQADDANRAESLLRRTVEEKPDWAVAWYGLGVARFELARLKVLAREGPRQVAGLSWVAGGTAALVRALELDPTMIGAGEALARAPMPREGISRVNDRLAILRRVRGSLTMTPASRLALGQLEREAGNADTAAVLLGEAMAAGADSGVAMLEMSRALHKAGRPVEGRGLLFAGAERTTTAESKRRYREELSWVATPQEMASWDSTAAPQRKAWLENFWGGRDVREGRAEGERLIEHYVRMDYASKNFKITIPQVGRQKTRSVALATDVDWIPSKLVESSDAPPPTAAQLDAEADLASDNTYSGLVGVKVPFRVFSVTQDLIDDRGMVWIRHGKPDLKTVTVGGTAGEAWLYRRLGEPALVLFFAEADFDGSTGASVLVPTPAGGLPEAINQLCGGGMGMCDGLQGNAVSAGRGSMVNGAPRQVSASEVRASPDQVRNQRNAGIAQIKRAVTSDAFPRTFEAPLDPIAQIYGLDRAAGGAPRLVVAFALPGEKLSFTTPPEAGGRAIYPVRVRLLSIDQATGARYELDSLRQFAAATPLKEGQYLTPASPR; encoded by the coding sequence GTGTTGCGCCTGATCGCCATTCGCTCCGTCGAGGTTCCCATCCGCCGCTTCCCGTTCGCGCGTGTCGCCTGCGCCCTCCTGCTTGGTGCCTCGCCCCTGCGCGCGCAGGAGGCGAAGGACCGTCCACTGATCGATTCGTTGTTCGCCGCGATGGCGCAAGCCAACGCCGCCACCGACCTCCCCGATGTCGCCCGCTGCAGCGTGACGCCGGGTTCCTTCGCGCGCATGTGCGAAGGATTGCTGCTCACGCGGCGTGCCGAGTTGTCAGGCCAGGCGGATGACGCGAATCGGGCGGAGTCGCTGCTGCGCCGCACGGTCGAGGAGAAGCCCGACTGGGCCGTGGCGTGGTACGGCCTCGGTGTGGCGCGATTCGAACTGGCCCGTCTCAAGGTTCTGGCGCGTGAAGGCCCGCGCCAGGTAGCCGGCTTGAGCTGGGTCGCTGGCGGAACCGCTGCGCTTGTGCGCGCACTCGAACTCGACCCCACGATGATCGGTGCAGGGGAGGCGCTGGCACGCGCGCCGATGCCGCGCGAGGGCATCTCCCGCGTGAATGACCGGCTGGCGATCCTCAGGCGGGTGCGTGGCTCACTCACGATGACGCCTGCCTCACGTCTGGCGCTCGGCCAACTCGAACGCGAGGCCGGCAACGCTGACACCGCGGCCGTCCTGCTGGGCGAGGCGATGGCCGCTGGTGCCGACAGCGGCGTCGCGATGCTGGAGATGTCCCGCGCGCTGCACAAGGCAGGGCGTCCGGTCGAGGGACGCGGGCTGCTCTTTGCCGGTGCCGAGCGCACCACCACAGCGGAGTCAAAGCGTCGGTACCGCGAGGAACTGAGCTGGGTCGCCACGCCGCAGGAGATGGCCTCGTGGGACTCGACGGCCGCGCCGCAGCGCAAGGCGTGGCTGGAGAACTTCTGGGGCGGCCGTGACGTGCGCGAAGGGCGCGCCGAAGGTGAGCGGCTGATCGAGCACTACGTGCGGATGGACTACGCGTCCAAGAACTTCAAGATCACCATCCCGCAAGTCGGTCGACAGAAGACGCGAAGCGTCGCCCTGGCGACGGATGTGGATTGGATTCCGAGCAAACTGGTGGAGAGCAGCGACGCTCCCCCGCCCACCGCAGCGCAGCTCGATGCCGAAGCGGATCTCGCGTCGGACAACACCTATTCGGGGCTGGTCGGCGTCAAGGTGCCGTTCCGTGTGTTCAGCGTGACGCAGGACCTGATCGATGACCGCGGCATGGTCTGGATCCGACACGGCAAGCCGGACCTCAAGACGGTGACGGTCGGGGGGACGGCGGGCGAGGCGTGGCTCTACCGACGCTTGGGTGAGCCGGCGCTGGTGCTCTTCTTTGCGGAGGCGGACTTCGATGGCAGCACCGGCGCGAGCGTGCTGGTGCCGACGCCGGCGGGCGGGCTCCCCGAGGCGATCAACCAGCTCTGCGGCGGCGGGATGGGAATGTGTGATGGACTGCAGGGCAACGCGGTGAGCGCCGGTCGTGGCAGCATGGTCAACGGTGCGCCGCGGCAGGTCAGCGCGTCCGAAGTGCGCGCCTCGCCGGATCAGGTTCGCAACCAGCGAAATGCCGGCATCGCGCAGATCAAGCGCGCGGTGACCAGCGACGCCTTCCCGCGCACCTTCGAGGCCCCGCTCGATCCGATCGCCCAGATCTACGGGCTGGACCGCGCGGCGGGCGGCGCGCCGCGATTGGTGGTGGCGTTCGCGTTGCCGGGCGAGAAGCTCTCCTTCACGACACCGCCCGAGGCGGGTGGCCGCGCGATCTACCCGGTGCGGGTGCGTCTCCTCTCGATCGATCAGGCGACCGGGGCACGGTACGAGCTCGACTCGCTGCGCCAATTTGCCGCGGCGACGCCGCTCAAGGAGGGGCAGTACCTCACACCGGCGTCGCCGAGATGA